Proteins from one Muntiacus reevesi chromosome X, mMunRee1.1, whole genome shotgun sequence genomic window:
- the LOC136153971 gene encoding uncharacterized protein CXorf49 homolog, producing the protein MSSPDDEVSVSGAGFGSDCGERTSGLEAGSTAPRGPGPGPGHSPGPEPGATGSSEGEGGGGFPDPEGFESERELLEAGGPVLWGREGRSGFPADDQGDALQLADESVAAILQQMAYLNVLGISRYLSQESYAVGEVSDLWDLEERPCHRGGATHKCGEAAQAEAGPNGVGGPKAGRAWGNPKRGTKSRLNVAVDHQWPPSENAAGLLSDPESSEEFSEIELMRVSISPKDGGRAKLKSPEDPGNTPRRLNVQGRESLLNVPGTCLSSAPQGLISVVEKQGRQGGAEQEDISTPKKVQSVLWGKGNSLSSYPGVAVVSAAAAAATGSGPWPTPRRKGVQEKKSLGGISKPAVERTFRSWGQGVSATPLEPATFPPISGIPLLGRSKKDALVPSGVKEFKHTGAGKKSVARRAQELVAAMALSGEDNDPNRDPFPKGQLTTDRPGPSCPWMHHGEHSSANLNIRGARDSGNSEPVASNKGGVMPRGPGPSGDQEPTDHPPRPKRQQQLPGRQRCLRCLVLQREIDDLKEQLASKRYLADKFQIV; encoded by the exons atgagctccccagatgatgaggTGTCTGTTTCGGGAGCGGGTTTCGGCTCAGACTGCGGGGAGCGGACCAGCGGCCTTGAGGCCGGCTCCACAGCCCCTCGGggacccggccccggccccggccacAGCCCTGGCCCTGAGCCGGGGGCAACTGGAAGCAGCGAGGGTGAGGGCGGGGGTGGCTTCCCAGACCCTGAGGGCTTTGAGTCAGAGCGGGAACTGCTGGAAGCGGGAGGGCCGGTGCTGTGGGGCCGCGAAGGCCGGTCTGGCTTCCCGGCCGACGACCAGGGCGatgccctgcagctggctgacgagtcagtgGCGGCCATCCTGCAGCAGATGGCCTACCTGAACGTGCTGGGCATCAGCAGATACCTGTCCCAGGAGAGCTACGCGGTCGGCGAGGTGTCTGACTTGTGGGACCTCGAAGAACGTCCTTGCCATCGAGGCGGTGCCACCCATAAGTGTGGGGAAGCGGCACAGGCTGAGGCTGGCCCTAACGGGGTCGGCGGGCCCAAggcgggccgggcctgggggaaccctAAAAGAGGCACTAAGAGTAGGTTGAACGTAGCTGTGGATCACCAGTGGCCTCCCTCAGAAAATGCAGCCGGGCTGctgtctgaccccgagtcctctgAGGAGTTTAGTGAGATAGAGTTGATGAGGGTGAGCATTTCTCCCAAAGACGGAGGCCGGGCCAAGCTCAAGAGCCCCGAGGATCCTGGGAACACACCCAGACGCTTGAATGTCCAAGGCAGGGAGAGTCTCCTTAACGTGCCAGGCACTTGCCTGTCCTCGGCTCCGCAAGGATTAATTTCAGTTGTGGAaaagcagggcaggcagggcggtgcagagcaggaggacatCTCTACCCCTAAGAAAGTGCAGAgcgtgctctgggggaaggggaaCAGCCTGTCCAGCTACCCGGGAGTGGCAGTAGTATCAGCTGCTGCAGCTGCCGCTACAGGCAGTGGGCCGTGGCCCACTCCTaggaggaagggggtccaggagaagaaATCCCTTGGGGGCATCTCCAAACCTGCCGTGGAGAGAACCTTCcgttcctgggggcagggagtcTCGGCCACTCCCCTGGAACCGGCCACCTTCCCCCCAATCTCCGGCATCCCGCTGctcgggaggtccaagaaggatgCCTTGGTCCCTTCGGGAGTCAAAGAGTTCAAGCACACCGGTGCTGGGAAGAAATCCGTGGCTAGGCGAGCCCAGGAGTTGGTGGCAGCAATGGCGCTGTCGGGAGAAGACAACGACCCAAATAGAGACCCATTCCCAAAGGGCCAA ctgaCCACTGACAGGCCAGGGCCATCTTGTCCATGGATGCATCATGGAGAACACAGCAGCGCCAACCTCAACATCAGAGGGGCACGGgattcaggaaactcagagcccgtGGCCAGTAACAAGGGAGGAGTCATGCCCAGAGGGCCTGGCCCCTcag gtgaccAGGAACCAACTGACCATCCCCCAAGACCGAAAAGACAGCAGCAGCTACCTGGAAGGCAGAGGTGTCTTCGG